From a region of the Lentilactobacillus curieae genome:
- a CDS encoding type B 50S ribosomal protein L31, translating into MKQGIHPDYHKVVFQDSSTGYKFMSSSTKGSDETIEWEDGNTYPLIRVEISSDSHPFYTGKQKFTQADGAVDRFNKKYGLSNN; encoded by the coding sequence ATGAAACAAGGAATTCATCCAGATTACCACAAAGTTGTATTTCAAGATTCAAGTACTGGCTACAAGTTTATGTCAAGTTCTACTAAGGGCTCAGACGAAACTATTGAATGGGAAGATGGCAACACTTATCCATTGATTCGTGTTGAAATTTCATCTGATTCACATCCTTTCTACACTGGTAAGCAAAAGTTTACTCAAGCAGATGGTGCTGTGGACCGATTCAACAAAAAGTACGGTCTTTCAAACAACTAA
- a CDS encoding MFS transporter, protein MAKKFSWKQNLIVLWFGTFMAGIGFSEVMPFLSLYVDTMGHFTKGQLSLYSGLAFAASYFMTAIVSPLWGKLADKTGRKLMLVRASAGLALVFFLMGTATNVWQLVAYRLIQGVFSGYISNANALIATQVPKNQSGQALGTLVTGNVSGTLLGPLLGGTLASIFSYRLTFMITGLLFVVVFLVTTFLVHENFEPVQKEAMMTTRGVIKSLNNSQLVFGMFITTMIIQAANNSIAPILALYVREIMHNSPQTTFFSGVVAAIPGIATLFAAPALGRVGDRIGSDKILMFGFALAIIVYIPMAFVTNVWQLIGLRFMIGVSNASMLPAVQTILTKNTPPHVTGRIFSWNQSFQAMGNVAGPMIGSVVSSSFDYSGVFISTALLVVINLAMVYTNTKAMRRSA, encoded by the coding sequence TTGGCAAAAAAATTTTCATGGAAACAAAACTTAATCGTTCTGTGGTTTGGAACGTTTATGGCCGGGATTGGCTTTTCAGAAGTCATGCCATTCTTATCCCTATACGTAGACACGATGGGCCACTTCACAAAGGGACAACTTAGTCTTTATAGTGGCTTAGCATTTGCTGCAAGTTACTTCATGACCGCTATCGTGTCACCCTTATGGGGAAAACTAGCAGACAAAACTGGACGTAAACTAATGTTGGTTCGGGCGTCGGCTGGGTTAGCATTGGTATTCTTCTTAATGGGAACTGCAACCAACGTTTGGCAACTAGTTGCTTACAGACTTATTCAAGGAGTGTTCTCAGGATACATTAGCAACGCTAACGCTCTGATTGCCACTCAAGTACCTAAGAATCAGTCCGGTCAAGCACTCGGAACACTGGTTACTGGAAACGTTTCGGGAACTTTACTTGGGCCACTACTTGGTGGAACCCTAGCATCAATTTTCAGTTACCGGCTTACGTTTATGATTACTGGGTTGCTGTTCGTTGTCGTCTTCTTGGTAACCACCTTCTTGGTTCACGAAAACTTTGAACCAGTTCAAAAGGAAGCTATGATGACCACCAGAGGCGTAATCAAATCACTTAACAACTCTCAGCTAGTTTTTGGAATGTTTATCACGACAATGATCATCCAGGCTGCTAACAATTCTATAGCACCAATTTTAGCATTATATGTCCGGGAAATCATGCATAACAGTCCGCAGACAACCTTCTTCAGTGGAGTTGTAGCTGCCATTCCAGGAATCGCTACCCTGTTTGCTGCTCCCGCGCTTGGCCGAGTCGGGGATAGAATCGGCTCAGATAAAATATTGATGTTTGGTTTTGCCTTGGCAATCATTGTATACATTCCAATGGCATTTGTAACAAACGTCTGGCAATTAATCGGCCTTCGATTCATGATTGGCGTTTCGAACGCTTCAATGCTTCCTGCCGTTCAAACCATATTAACTAAGAACACTCCGCCACACGTTACTGGCCGAATATTTAGTTGGAATCAATCATTTCAAGCAATGGGAAACGTTGCTGGCCCAATGATTGGTTCAGTGGTCTCATCATCGTTTGACTATTCTGGTGTGTTCATTTCAACCGCATTGCTGGTTGTCATTAACCTAGCAATGGTTTACACCAACACAAAAGCTATGAGACGTAGCGCATAA
- a CDS encoding class A sortase, translated as MKSNKALKIIITLGLVILMVISLLLIFNRQVKNQLIRTYQPTVSRSSVIKNERLLDKNKHTSSKSNAGTTKQASTKKSPKMPKGVSFNFSKVKSLDVQTAVGARMNASQVRNVGQIMIPQSGLHLPIGLGVSNTTLALAAGTMRPNQKMGEGNYPLAGHHMVNHDILFGPLYYRTKVGQSIYLTDMKYIYRYVAYQKKFISAYHVSVINQTKKPILTLITCDKIGKNRLMVRGKYQAKVLLKDAPTRLKRAFEHPQYN; from the coding sequence ATGAAATCAAATAAAGCTTTAAAAATTATTATTACGTTGGGGCTGGTAATCCTCATGGTCATTTCTTTATTGCTGATATTTAATCGGCAAGTTAAAAACCAGTTGATTCGCACTTATCAGCCAACAGTTTCCCGTAGTTCTGTAATTAAAAATGAAAGATTACTTGATAAAAATAAACACACATCTAGTAAGTCTAACGCAGGTACCACAAAACAAGCAAGCACAAAAAAGTCCCCCAAAATGCCAAAGGGTGTTAGCTTTAATTTCAGCAAGGTTAAGTCTTTAGATGTCCAAACTGCAGTTGGGGCAAGAATGAATGCTAGCCAGGTACGGAATGTCGGCCAGATCATGATTCCTCAATCAGGCCTCCATCTACCAATTGGATTAGGAGTTTCAAACACTACCCTAGCTTTAGCCGCCGGAACGATGCGACCAAATCAAAAAATGGGGGAGGGGAATTATCCCCTTGCAGGTCACCACATGGTAAATCATGACATTTTGTTTGGGCCACTATATTACCGGACAAAAGTCGGCCAAAGTATCTACTTAACTGATATGAAGTATATATATCGGTACGTCGCTTATCAAAAGAAGTTTATTTCGGCATACCACGTCTCGGTGATTAACCAAACAAAAAAGCCAATTCTTACACTCATCACTTGTGATAAGATCGGTAAGAATCGGCTAATGGTCAGGGGCAAGTATCAAGCAAAGGTCTTGCTCAAGGATGCCCCAACTAGATTAAAACGGGCGTTCGAACATCCACAGTACAATTAA
- a CDS encoding low molecular weight protein-tyrosine-phosphatase, protein MTNILFVCLGNICRSQMAETMFKQMVEDQSMTGEINVESAGTSSYEQGNPPHPGAVAELAKYGMSMAGQVSRPVNQDDFKWADLIIGMDSQNIQSLKKMAPEEDQSKIHLCLDILSDQKGEDIPDPWYDHRFDRTYKQLSEALPEWMNYIKQRH, encoded by the coding sequence ATGACTAATATTTTATTCGTATGTTTAGGAAACATCTGTCGCTCACAGATGGCTGAAACCATGTTCAAACAGATGGTAGAAGATCAATCAATGACTGGCGAAATCAACGTGGAATCTGCTGGTACTAGTAGTTATGAACAGGGAAATCCACCCCACCCTGGTGCAGTCGCAGAATTAGCAAAGTACGGAATGTCAATGGCTGGGCAAGTTAGCCGCCCAGTTAATCAAGATGATTTTAAATGGGCGGACTTAATCATTGGGATGGATAGCCAAAATATCCAATCACTAAAAAAAATGGCCCCCGAAGAGGACCAATCAAAAATCCACCTTTGTTTAGATATCCTATCTGACCAAAAAGGAGAAGATATCCCTGATCCTTGGTATGATCACCGCTTCGATAGAACATATAAGCAACTTTCTGAAGCTCTTCCCGAATGGATGAACTACATTAAGCAAAGACATTAA
- a CDS encoding UDP-N-acetylmuramoyl-tripeptide--D-alanyl-D-alanine ligase has protein sequence MKMTIAEIAQAINADTSLLSEDNLNKEITSVDFDSRNIQQDGLFIPLKGEKDGHNYIESAAANGAGATLFAKDHQDQLPVAIPALLVDDPLKSFQELSKYYLQKINPRVIAVTGSNGKTTTKDMAASIMSAGFNVVKTHDNFNNEIGVPYTLLQMESNTEFLVVELGMDRPMQLDFLSKLVEPDVAIITMIGEAHIEFFKTRDKIADAKMEITHGLKEDGIFIYDGDEPLLQERARDLSFTKMTFGRNENNDAYSTSVDVEKYETKFKTNLWPDQEMTIPLIGDYNVNNALAAILVGKIFRIHEQLICKQLANVELTKNRTEWLKGKLGESILSDVYNSNPTAALEVLRTFNGTQVDGRRIIVLGDMLELGEQSLKMHASLAREISVDKDDQVYLIGSDINALADTLEPEYDSTRLHVYPKEKLAELANDLAVDMQPNDTVLLKASHGIHLEQVVAKLID, from the coding sequence ATGAAGATGACAATTGCGGAGATTGCACAGGCAATCAATGCTGATACCTCATTACTTTCTGAGGATAATTTAAATAAGGAAATTACGAGCGTTGACTTTGATAGTCGCAACATTCAACAGGACGGTCTTTTCATTCCGCTTAAAGGAGAAAAGGACGGCCATAATTACATTGAAAGCGCTGCTGCTAACGGAGCTGGGGCTACTTTATTTGCTAAAGATCATCAAGATCAGTTACCAGTCGCCATTCCAGCACTACTTGTTGACGATCCTTTGAAATCTTTTCAAGAGCTTAGCAAGTACTACCTACAAAAAATTAATCCGCGAGTAATTGCGGTAACTGGTAGTAATGGTAAGACCACTACCAAAGATATGGCTGCATCAATAATGAGCGCTGGCTTTAACGTGGTCAAAACTCACGATAATTTCAATAATGAAATTGGGGTTCCATATACTTTATTACAAATGGAATCTAACACTGAATTTTTGGTCGTGGAATTAGGTATGGATAGACCGATGCAACTTGATTTTTTGAGTAAGTTGGTTGAACCAGACGTTGCCATTATCACGATGATTGGTGAAGCACATATTGAGTTCTTTAAAACTCGGGATAAGATTGCTGATGCAAAGATGGAAATTACCCATGGGCTTAAAGAAGACGGTATCTTCATTTACGATGGTGATGAACCATTACTTCAAGAGCGAGCAAGGGACCTTAGTTTTACCAAGATGACCTTTGGTCGTAATGAAAATAATGATGCATACTCTACTTCAGTTGATGTAGAAAAGTACGAAACCAAGTTCAAGACTAACTTGTGGCCCGATCAAGAGATGACAATTCCACTGATTGGTGATTACAATGTTAACAATGCTTTGGCAGCAATTTTGGTTGGTAAGATCTTTAGAATCCACGAACAACTGATTTGTAAACAACTTGCAAACGTCGAACTTACCAAAAATCGGACCGAGTGGCTAAAGGGAAAACTAGGTGAATCAATTCTTAGTGACGTCTATAACTCCAACCCTACTGCTGCTTTAGAAGTTTTACGGACGTTTAATGGGACTCAAGTTGATGGACGGAGAATTATTGTCCTAGGAGACATGCTTGAACTTGGTGAGCAGTCACTTAAGATGCATGCTTCCTTAGCTAGAGAAATTTCTGTAGACAAAGACGACCAAGTATACTTAATTGGTAGTGACATTAACGCTTTGGCTGATACTTTGGAACCTGAATATGACAGCACGCGCTTACACGTTTACCCAAAGGAAAAGTTGGCTGAGTTAGCCAATGACCTGGCTGTAGATATGCAACCAAATGACACAGTGTTATTAAAAGCTAGTCACGGAATTCATTTAGAACAAGTGGTTGCTAAATTGATCGATTAA
- a CDS encoding DEAD/DEAH box helicase, with protein MKFSELGLSDSLLSAISSSGFEEATPIQAETIPMVLQGKDVIGQAQTGTGKTAAFGLPILQNVDLNSKDIQALVISPTRELAIQTQEELYRLGKDEKAKVQAVYGGADIRRQINNLKNHPQIVVGTPGRILDHISRHTLKLENLKFLVLDEADEMLNMGFLEDIESIIKQTPAERQTLLFSATMPPAIKRVGVQFMKDPHHVKIKAKELTTDLIDQYYVRVKEYEKFDTMTRFFDVQDPEVTIVFGRTKRRVDEVSKGLEARGYKAAGLHGDLTQSRRTQIMNEFKKGKIDILVATDVAARGIDISGVTHVYNYDIPSDPDSYVHRVGRTGRAGQHGVSVTFATPNEMDYLREIEKLTKVRMLPLKPPTEEEAFVGQMNAAESEIGDLIQKTNTDKYADMANKLLDEYEATDLVAALLNETTRDNVKVKITPERPLSRGGRSRRGGGGHGRGGHGGSRNRNDSRGGHRGNGGSRGGWSKRSSDRNKKNGGSRRDGGKREGGNRSSDKKKNFTIKNS; from the coding sequence TTGAAGTTTAGTGAATTAGGATTGTCAGATAGCTTATTGTCTGCTATCTCAAGTAGTGGTTTTGAAGAAGCCACTCCAATCCAAGCCGAAACCATTCCGATGGTTCTACAAGGTAAGGATGTTATTGGTCAAGCCCAAACAGGAACTGGAAAGACAGCGGCCTTTGGACTACCAATCTTACAAAATGTTGATTTAAACAGTAAAGATATCCAGGCATTGGTGATTTCACCAACCCGGGAACTAGCAATTCAAACCCAAGAGGAATTATATCGTCTTGGAAAAGATGAAAAGGCTAAGGTTCAGGCTGTTTATGGTGGTGCCGATATTCGTCGCCAAATTAACAACTTAAAGAATCATCCACAAATCGTCGTTGGTACTCCAGGACGGATTTTGGATCACATTAGCCGTCATACACTCAAGCTAGAGAATTTGAAGTTCCTAGTTCTTGACGAAGCCGACGAAATGTTGAACATGGGATTCCTTGAAGATATTGAATCAATCATCAAGCAAACTCCTGCTGAAAGACAAACCCTTTTGTTCTCAGCAACAATGCCACCAGCAATCAAGCGGGTTGGGGTTCAGTTTATGAAGGATCCTCATCACGTTAAAATCAAGGCTAAGGAATTGACCACTGATTTAATTGATCAATACTACGTTCGGGTTAAAGAATACGAGAAGTTTGATACAATGACTCGCTTCTTTGACGTTCAAGATCCAGAAGTAACAATCGTGTTCGGTCGGACTAAGCGCCGGGTAGACGAAGTTTCTAAAGGACTTGAAGCTCGTGGCTACAAGGCCGCTGGTCTTCATGGTGATTTAACTCAATCACGCAGAACTCAAATCATGAACGAATTTAAAAAGGGTAAGATTGATATTTTAGTTGCGACTGACGTTGCTGCTCGAGGAATTGATATTTCTGGAGTTACTCATGTCTATAACTACGATATTCCATCTGATCCAGATAGTTATGTTCATAGAGTTGGTAGAACTGGCCGTGCCGGCCAACACGGAGTTTCAGTAACCTTTGCAACTCCAAACGAAATGGACTACCTTCGTGAAATTGAAAAGCTTACTAAGGTGAGAATGTTGCCTTTGAAGCCACCAACAGAAGAAGAAGCATTTGTTGGTCAAATGAATGCTGCTGAATCAGAAATTGGTGATCTGATTCAAAAGACCAACACTGACAAGTATGCTGACATGGCTAACAAGTTGCTTGACGAGTACGAAGCTACTGACCTTGTTGCAGCACTGTTGAACGAGACAACTCGTGACAATGTTAAGGTTAAGATCACACCAGAACGTCCACTATCACGTGGTGGTCGTTCACGTCGCGGAGGCGGTGGACATGGTCGTGGCGGTCACGGTGGTTCTAGAAATAGAAATGATTCCCGTGGTGGTCATCGTGGTAATGGCGGCAGTCGTGGCGGTTGGAGCAAGCGCTCATCAGACCGTAACAAGAAAAACGGCGGCAGTCGACGTGATGGCGGTAAACGCGAAGGCGGAAACCGTAGTTCTGACAAAAAGAAGAACTTTACCATTAAAAACAGTTAA
- the acpS gene encoding holo-ACP synthase, whose translation MIAGIGIDITEISRVKKALDKNPNFLQRTLTPEEIEALPQLSEKRKLEFLAGRFSAKEAYSKAMGSGLGSTVSFQDLTILNNELGKPILKQHPFDGAAHLSISHTDTLVMTEVILEKRG comes from the coding sequence ATGATTGCAGGAATTGGAATTGACATTACAGAAATTAGCAGGGTTAAAAAAGCGCTTGATAAAAACCCAAATTTTTTACAGCGCACATTGACGCCCGAAGAAATTGAGGCATTACCGCAATTGTCTGAAAAGCGAAAGCTAGAGTTTCTAGCTGGACGTTTTTCAGCTAAGGAGGCTTACTCAAAAGCTATGGGGTCTGGCTTGGGGTCAACGGTTTCTTTTCAAGACCTCACAATCTTAAATAATGAGTTAGGAAAACCAATCTTGAAACAGCATCCGTTTGATGGAGCGGCTCACCTTTCAATTTCTCATACAGATACCTTAGTAATGACGGAAGTAATTTTGGAAAAAAGGGGATAA
- the alr gene encoding alanine racemase, which translates to MVVSMMRNSQVIINQQAIFDNVANSRQQLDSKSDLFVVVKANGYGHGAVQVANVAKKAGATGFCVALIDEAMELREAGILEPILVLGISDPQWAPVAAENNISLTISSPEWVKQAQSILSVARCDSKLKIHVALDTGMGRIGFQTPEELQSALKVINESAGQIEFEGIFTHFATADEPDDAYFKQQYDKFNAFMDVVESRPKYVHVANSATSLWHKICGGNMIRLGIAAYGLNPSQRAITELPYNLEPALSLESSLIHVKEVKAGTHIGYGATYEAKQDEWIGTVPIGYADGIARKLQGFSVLVNGHRCEIVGRVCMDQIMIRLDRQYNYGTKVVIIGKSGDEQNTAEDLAEYIGTINYEVICGLQPRLKRVYV; encoded by the coding sequence ATGGTAGTTTCAATGATGAGAAACAGCCAGGTAATTATTAATCAGCAGGCGATTTTTGATAATGTAGCCAATTCTCGCCAACAGTTAGATTCAAAATCAGATTTATTTGTAGTTGTTAAAGCTAATGGATATGGTCACGGGGCAGTCCAAGTGGCTAATGTTGCTAAAAAAGCTGGGGCAACGGGTTTTTGCGTGGCATTAATTGATGAAGCGATGGAATTGCGTGAAGCAGGAATTCTCGAACCAATTTTGGTACTAGGAATTTCAGATCCACAGTGGGCTCCAGTTGCGGCTGAGAACAATATCTCATTAACGATTTCTTCGCCTGAGTGGGTAAAACAGGCGCAATCAATTTTAAGTGTTGCAAGGTGTGACTCGAAGTTGAAAATTCACGTAGCATTGGATACCGGAATGGGGAGAATTGGATTCCAAACTCCAGAAGAATTGCAATCAGCCTTGAAGGTTATCAATGAATCAGCTGGCCAAATCGAGTTTGAAGGAATCTTCACTCATTTCGCTACTGCTGATGAACCTGATGATGCTTATTTTAAACAGCAATATGATAAGTTTAATGCATTTATGGATGTAGTTGAAAGCCGGCCAAAATACGTTCACGTTGCCAATTCAGCAACTAGCCTTTGGCATAAAATTTGTGGAGGTAACATGATTCGATTAGGGATTGCTGCCTATGGATTAAACCCTTCACAACGCGCCATAACTGAATTACCATATAACTTGGAGCCAGCTTTAAGTTTGGAGTCAAGCTTAATTCACGTTAAAGAGGTCAAAGCTGGTACTCATATTGGGTATGGGGCAACTTACGAGGCCAAACAAGACGAGTGGATTGGTACGGTTCCAATTGGGTATGCTGATGGGATTGCTCGGAAACTTCAAGGCTTTTCTGTCCTTGTTAACGGCCATCGGTGTGAAATTGTTGGTCGGGTATGCATGGATCAAATTATGATTCGCCTTGATCGTCAATATAATTATGGGACTAAGGTGGTTATCATTGGTAAATCAGGCGATGAGCAGAATACCGCTGAAGATTTGGCTGAGTACATTGGCACAATTAATTACGAAGTAATTTGTGGGCTTCAACCGCGTTTAAAGCGAGTGTACGTATAA
- a CDS encoding type II toxin-antitoxin system PemK/MazF family toxin, with amino-acid sequence MADVLFKRGDIFYADLSPVIGSEQGGMRPVLIVQNDIGNHYSPTVIVSAITARISKPKMPTHVGIKAGDGIERDSVILLEQIRTIDKQRLKDKVTHLNPAIMTKVDKAIKISLGIADK; translated from the coding sequence ATGGCTGACGTTTTGTTTAAACGTGGAGACATTTTTTACGCTGATCTCTCGCCAGTAATTGGTTCTGAGCAGGGGGGAATGAGACCAGTGTTAATTGTTCAAAATGATATTGGTAATCACTATAGTCCGACGGTAATTGTTTCGGCGATTACTGCGAGAATTTCGAAGCCAAAGATGCCAACTCACGTTGGAATTAAGGCGGGGGACGGGATTGAGCGCGACTCAGTGATTTTACTGGAACAGATTAGAACCATTGATAAGCAACGCTTGAAGGACAAAGTGACGCATTTAAATCCTGCAATTATGACTAAGGTTGATAAAGCAATCAAAATTAGTTTAGGAATTGCAGATAAGTAG
- the cbpA gene encoding cyclic di-AMP binding protein CbpA has product MLLKSLVKPKERLVTVKESATLEEALTILEDSGYRCVPILDETGTIFRGNIYKMHIYRHKSRGGDMTLPVTTLLKNATKFINVNSAFFQVFFSIKDLPFIAVLDERNNFYGIVTHTRLLDMLSQSWNVNVGSYVLTVVASGERGDLEEIAKIITKYTAIASVISLDAQEGELVHRIMFTLPADVDQDRLNRIIAALERKEFRVPEVENLQEEDGI; this is encoded by the coding sequence ATGCTATTAAAAAGCCTAGTTAAGCCAAAAGAACGTCTCGTCACTGTTAAGGAAAGTGCCACCCTTGAGGAAGCTCTCACAATTTTGGAAGATTCTGGATATCGTTGTGTGCCAATTCTTGACGAAACTGGAACAATTTTCAGAGGTAACATTTACAAAATGCACATTTACCGTCACAAATCTCGTGGCGGCGACATGACACTACCTGTAACCACTCTATTGAAAAACGCAACTAAGTTCATCAACGTGAACTCAGCGTTCTTCCAAGTATTTTTCTCAATTAAAGACTTACCATTTATTGCAGTCCTTGATGAAAGAAATAACTTTTACGGAATTGTGACCCATACACGATTACTTGATATGCTTTCTCAATCATGGAACGTTAACGTTGGTAGTTACGTACTAACTGTTGTTGCCAGTGGTGAGCGTGGGGACTTGGAAGAAATTGCTAAAATCATTACCAAGTACACCGCAATTGCAAGTGTAATCTCCTTGGATGCCCAAGAAGGCGAACTTGTCCACAGAATCATGTTTACCTTACCAGCAGACGTTGATCAAGATCGACTAAACAGAATTATCGCTGCTTTGGAAAGAAAAGAATTCCGCGTACCGGAAGTCGAAAACTTACAAGAAGAAGACGGAATTTAA
- a CDS encoding L-lactate dehydrogenase, with protein sequence MINLTLDRQKVALIGDGAVGSSFAYAMMHQGLAEEFVIVDVVKERTEGDALDLEDAQVFTSPKHIFSGDYSDCADADLAVITAGAPQKPGETRLDLVNKNLKIMQSIIKPLVGSGFKGVILVAANPVDILTYAAQKFSGFPKNKVFGSGTSLDTSRLQVALGKKLNVNPQSINAYIMGEHGDSEFAAYASATVGGESLIERAKRAGLSMDDLHQIEDETRHKAYEIINRKGATFYGVATALMRISKAVLRDENTVLPVGAPMDGQYGLNDVYIGAPAIVNASGIAEVIEVPLNDEEKEAMRKSAETLQKTTADGMAQL encoded by the coding sequence ATGATCAATTTGACTTTAGATCGCCAAAAAGTTGCTTTAATCGGTGATGGTGCTGTTGGTTCATCATTCGCATACGCAATGATGCACCAAGGACTAGCTGAAGAATTTGTAATTGTTGATGTTGTGAAAGAACGTACTGAAGGTGACGCACTTGACCTTGAGGATGCTCAAGTATTCACTTCACCAAAGCACATCTTCTCAGGTGACTACTCAGACTGTGCAGATGCTGACTTAGCTGTTATTACAGCTGGTGCACCTCAAAAGCCAGGCGAAACTCGTTTGGATCTTGTTAACAAGAACCTTAAGATTATGCAATCAATCATCAAACCATTGGTTGGTTCAGGATTCAAGGGTGTAATTTTAGTTGCTGCTAACCCAGTTGATATCTTGACTTACGCTGCTCAAAAATTCTCAGGATTTCCTAAGAACAAAGTATTCGGTAGTGGTACTTCATTGGATACTTCAAGACTACAAGTTGCTTTGGGTAAGAAACTTAACGTTAACCCACAATCAATCAACGCTTACATTATGGGTGAACATGGTGATTCAGAATTTGCTGCTTACGCTTCAGCAACAGTTGGTGGCGAATCATTGATCGAACGTGCAAAGCGCGCTGGTTTATCAATGGATGACCTTCACCAAATCGAAGACGAAACTCGTCACAAGGCTTACGAAATCATTAACCGTAAGGGTGCAACCTTCTATGGTGTTGCAACTGCCCTTATGAGAATTTCAAAGGCTGTTCTTCGTGATGAAAACACTGTTCTTCCTGTTGGTGCACCAATGGACGGCCAATACGGATTGAACGATGTTTACATCGGTGCCCCAGCAATCGTTAACGCTTCAGGGATTGCTGAAGTTATCGAAGTTCCATTAAACGATGAAGAAAAAGAAGCTATGAGAAAGTCAGCAGAAACTCTTCAAAAGACTACTGCAGACGGTATGGCTCAACTATAA
- the pth gene encoding aminoacyl-tRNA hydrolase, with protein MKLIVGLGNIGPQYTGTRHNTGFMVVEEFAKRHDIQITTRKMDSKYGTGFIGTEKIMVVEPTTFMNESGRAVAQLQNYFDVDVDDIIVVHDDMDLPVGKIRIRNTGSAGGHNGIKSIINSIGTRDFARIKVGIAHPQKKKVVDYVLGKFSKEQLPDFLNAQDRAASAIEDWIAGSTIPELENKFN; from the coding sequence ATGAAACTCATCGTCGGACTAGGAAATATTGGTCCCCAATACACCGGGACGCGTCACAATACTGGATTTATGGTCGTGGAAGAATTTGCAAAGCGACACGACATTCAAATTACAACTAGAAAAATGGATTCAAAGTACGGAACGGGCTTTATCGGAACTGAAAAAATCATGGTAGTTGAGCCAACTACCTTTATGAATGAGTCCGGTCGGGCAGTTGCCCAACTACAAAATTACTTTGACGTTGATGTGGATGATATTATTGTCGTTCATGATGACATGGATTTACCTGTTGGTAAAATCCGGATTCGCAATACCGGGTCTGCTGGTGGTCATAACGGAATCAAGAGCATTATAAACTCAATTGGAACTCGTGATTTTGCCAGAATTAAGGTTGGAATTGCTCATCCACAAAAGAAAAAGGTTGTCGACTATGTGCTTGGAAAGTTTTCTAAGGAGCAGTTGCCAGACTTTTTAAATGCACAAGACAGAGCCGCCAGTGCAATTGAAGATTGGATTGCTGGTAGTACAATTCCAGAATTGGAAAACAAATTTAATTAG